In Colletotrichum lupini chromosome 6, complete sequence, a single window of DNA contains:
- a CDS encoding 2OG-Fe(II)oxygenase superfamily protein, translating into AFRNDRSNRSRNCSHGKEEGRAQYFDGPTYRLVSTSPPKDCTLDDVPIIDLSGLTGDFEERKAIALEILSAAKNSGFFYIKNHGIPEQVIEAAHQKGREFFKLPEKEKRKLTSNTSAYGYTGFRERQANPGETKDRKEAFLCHYEPDFDPLHENRLDQVPVNVRAHLPREDFEWTDDGDSAVLPDFKATVLAHWRECLALSRRLIRVIALALDLPEDYFDSLTTYPGGDFAINFYPGHGDEPIQDPDEVGVGAHTDLQILTLLWQDSHRGLQVLNSAGEWMWAPPIRGTFVVNIGDFFMRMTNDRLKSTVHRVVQHGREDRISMPFFFGFNFDQELGVLPTCIDESSPAKYGPVTCGELIAKRLALAKVEMPHGSK; encoded by the exons GCTTTCCGAAATGACCGCAGCAACCGCAGTCGAAACTGTTCCCACGGGAAAGAAGAAGGTCGTGCTCAATACTTTGATGGGCCGACTTACAGGCTGGTGTCCACGAGCCCACCTAAAGACTGCACCCTCGACGACGTGCCCATCATCGACTTGAGCGGGCTCACAGGCGACTTTGAAGAACGCAAAGCGATTGCCCTGGAGATTTTGAGTGCTGCCAAAAACAGCGGGTTCTTTTATATCAAGAATCACGGCATTCCCGAGCAAGTGATCGAAGCGGCGCATCAAAAGGGAAGAGA GTTCTTCAAGCTTCCCGAGAAGGAAAAGCGAAAGCTCACCTCCAACACATCGGCCTACGGGTACACCGGCTTCCGGGAGCGGCAGGCCAACCCGGGCGAGACCAAAGATAGGAAAGAGGCCTTCCTCTGTCATTATGAACCCGATTTCGATCCTCTCCACGAGAACCGGCTCGACCAGGTTCCTGTGAACGTCAGAGCGCATTTACCTCGGGAGGACTTTGAGTGGACTGACGATGGCGACTCTGCCGTCCTTCCGGATTTCAAGGCCACAGTGTTGGCGCACTGGCGCGAGTGCCTGGCCCTCTCCCGCCGTCTTATCCGTGTCATTGCTCTGGCCCTCGACCTGCCGGAAGATTATTTCGATTCACTCACTACCTACCCCGGCGGTGACTTCGCAATAAATTTTTATCCCGGTCACGGGGACGAGCCGATCCAGGACCCGGACGAGGTCGGCGTCGGCGCGCACACGGATTTGCAAATCTTGACTCTTCTGTGGCAAGACAGTCACCGAGGACTGCAAGTGCTCAACAGTGCGGGGGAGTGGATGTGGGCGCCGCCGATCCGCGGCACGTTTGTTGTTAACATTGGTGACTTCTTCATGAGAATGACAAACGATAGGCTCAAGTCGACTGTACACCGCGTCGTGCAGCACGGCAGAGAGGACAGGATCTCCATGCCCTTCTTCTTTG GATTCAATTTCGACCAGGAGCTTGGCGTCCTTCCGACCTGCATTGATGAGAGTAGCCCGGCAAAGTACGGACCGGTGACGTGCGGTGAG CTCATCGCCAAACGTTTGGCACTAGCAAAAGTTGAAATGCCACATGGTAGCAAGTAG